The region GTGTTCGGAATCCGGAAAAAGATAAGCCGCAACCGCATCGGCATCGACGGGCAACTTGGAACGACGAATGGCTTTCCCCAAGTCTTCGCCGATCACCATTCGCCACGCACAATACTTTGCACGCCGAGCGATCCCGCTGCGGCAACCATCGGCGAAGCGGTCCAAAAACTCTGGCAATGCGACCCGTTGGTCACCCGCGAAACGTAGCCAACGATTGAGCGAACGCCGCTCTTCGCGGTAGCGAATGGCGAACGATGAAATCACCGACGCGACGATCATGAACACAATGACCACGGCGACCGGATGCGGCGCCAAACCCAGCAGAGAGGCGATGCACAAAAACCACAGAAAGCCCTCCAAGACTCCCACGCACCGCGACGCTACGAAACGTGCTTGATGTATGGGGCGGTAAATCAAGTTGCCTTTCAATGATCGCAACGTCCCGGCGAGCATCGCCAACACGACTGTCGATCCCAACGCAATAAAGTGTAGGTTATCCATCAGTACGTAAACGCCTGCCACATCGTTGGCATGTACTTTCCGGTCAAGAACAACGCCAGCCCTGCCAGCAATACCGAAATCAACAAACAGGTCACCGAAACAAAAAGCGTCGTTCGCCCCAAACGCGATTGAGCCAATTGATGACACTCCACGGTCGCCCGTCGCCATATCCGAATCGAATCCTGTTTCGAATGATCGCCAGCGAGGAACACCGACGTCGCACAGACTGGCTGGTCGCGGATCGGGGACGTCGTGATAAGAAGAGCAAGCGATTGTCCACCTTCCATCCGCCTGGCGATCACCCCCGACCAATAACGAAGACTTGAATTGCGAATCGATTCAGAAGCATGGCCCAGTGCCGACGCGTAAGGGCGGTCTTCCAACACTGACGTATAAATCGATTGACACCACTCTCCCAACGCGATCGCACGCATGGTCGACCCCACCCATGGGACCCAACTACAGATGGTGTATAGCGACGACGGCAAACGATCCCATATCAAAAGCTGACCGATCAGATAGGCGGCCACCGCAACCACGGCGAACAACGCATATCCCCAAATAAATGATGTCATCCACGAGGCATCAATCGGTACCCATTCCCATCCCGATATTTGGGCGAAATATTGGGCCGCTTGCTGCATGATTTGCATTAAATAGCCGCCGACCGCCAAAGCCGCCAATACGTAGAAAAACCCCAACGTGGTCACCTTCGTCAATTGCCGGCGCGTGTCATCTCGGATGCTTTGCCACATCTGCATCTCGGCTTGGCAAGCGGGACTATCAAGGTAGTTGGGTCCGCCCGGGGCATTCATCGAACTGTCATTGACGGTATTTTCGTTCATCAGACCATGACCTCCAGCACCTCTGAAAGCGGAAGCCAAATCGAGCGGATCAGTATGAAAATCACGCCCAGCATCAGGACGATTGAAATCGCTCGCAAGACAAAATCGACCCACCACGATCGGTAACGACGAGCCTTTTGGGCGTAGAACTCGGCGACTCGGCGAAGATCGATTCCGATGGCAGTCGGCGAACGCTGCCCCGTTGCCAATTCGACAACGCATTGACGCAGTAGGTCGGGCGCGTCCTTGGGGATCGCCAGTGATGGCTCCGTCACCGCCCCCGCCGCAACTGCTTTCGCCGTCGGCTGCCACTGCTGTGCATAGCCTTCCCCGATGACGGTCGCGGAGGTTTCGATCGCTTGCGCCAAGCCGGACCGTTCTGTCATCGCAGCCTGTTGATGCTGATTCGCGTCGGTGTGTGGCGGGTCAATCTGCAGGGCCAACCAACGGCAGAATGTGGCATCGTTTTGATACTCTTTTTGAGCATGATTGATCCGCCGAAAGGCCCAATACAAAAGCCCCGTCAGAACACCAACGGCGGCCAAGGTCGCTACGGCCGACAGGGCGAAATTGCGAGCGAAAAGACGCCCAATCTCCAGACCGGTCGGAGACAATCGGGACTTGATCGGTTCCAATTCGGCCGTTGTGATCAAGATCAACGGCAGGACGAAGAACGCAACCAAAGCGGCCAGAATCACGTTGATCGTCGGATTGATCGCGGCTAGGCGAAACCGGCGACGGTCTTCGTTGGCTTCACGGATCAAGCGAACCGTCTCGCGAACCGGCTCGGTCGACCCGGTCCGTGACATCGTCTCGATCGCCAACCGTACCGGGGTTTGATAGGAACCTGAAAGTGAGGCGATCGCATCCGCCATGGGCGCCCCTTGGATCAATCGGGCACGTACCAGTTGAGCCGCCCGGCCCAGCTTTCCTAACGAGCGATCGTCTAGCTCGGCCAGTCCGCCGATCACGGATCGACCGGCCGCCGCCATTGCGGAAACCTCGTCGAGCAACATTGCGAACGATTCGTCATCAAGTCGTGGCATCTGTGTCGTCATGACTGCCTCCCCATCACTCGAAACACTTCCTCGGCATCGGTTAGCCCCGCGTCAGCTAGCTCCATCGCACGATCATAGAGCGTTGCGTTTCCGGATTCAGACAATAAACGGTTCAGATCATCAGCGGAGCGATGTTGATCGAGCGCGTCGAACAATTCTGCTCCGACCCGATGCGATTGAAAATCGACGAGCTGGGCGACCGGAAGTCGGCCCCGGTATCCAGTGCCGTGACAACCGGGGCAAGCGTTTGCGTTTGCAGGGCCACGCTCGGATGCCGTTTTTATTCCGTCACACTGATCGCACGAACGGCGAAGCAGTCGTTGGCATAGAACCGCACGTAACCCGCTTCGGATCGCATAGGTCGGCAACTTCATTTGCACTAGTCGATGCAGCGTGGCGCCGATCGAACCGGCATGAGTCGATGAAAAACAGAGGTGCCCTGTCATCGAAGCCATCAAGACGGTTTCGGCGGTTTCGACGTCACGAATCTCGCTGACCAGCAACACCTCGGCGTCCTGACGGACCGCAGCACGCATGGCGGCTGCCAACGTCAAGCCGCCACCATGCTGCACTTGACTTTGGCTGATCGAATCGATCACCGATTCGATTGGGTCTTCGATTGTCAGCACGCTACGGTGCGTGTCCGCATTCGCGATGTGGGACAAGCATGCGTAAAGTGTCGTGGTTTTGCCGCTACCGGCCGGCCCGGCGACCAATAACCAACCGTCTCGGGCATGGCACACCGCTTCCAATTCGCTTCGCGTAACAGTATCCAGCCCAAGTTTCTCGAGTTGCCGAAACGATTGACAATGTTCCATCACCCGGATCGCCGCGCGGTTGCCGTGGACGGTGGGGAAGATCCCCAATCGCATTTCACGCGTCTTTCCGTCGGCGTGTTGCCAACGGAGCGCGCCTTCTTGGGGAGCACCGCCGCGGTACGTTGGCATGTTTGCCAGCGCCATCAATCTTGTGACCGGATCGGTTTCCGGGTGACGTTCGAACGTTCGCGCGAGATGAAGTACGCCATCGATTCGAAACGAAACTTCCCAACAATCACGCCGAGGCTGAAGATGAACGTCGCTGGCACCACAATCGAGCGCGGCCGTCAAACAATCTTTGACCATCTCGGTCGCGAACGAAGCATCGCCGGTCGCGCGTTTAAAGGGAGCCAAGGAAAGCTGCATCGTTCGTTAAAAAAAGAAGCTTACTCTAGAACCAACCTGAAACGTTTCAGCCGATAGCGTTAAGCGTCAAGCCGCCGACGCCAATCGCCGCAACACGTAGCGCCGCCCACTGGGCACCAACAGGTGAGTGCACCAACGAGCGGCATTGCTTAGTAGAGCAGAGTGCGTCAATTTTTGGATCGGTTCTTGGCCAGCGATCCGCTGCCAGCCGTTATGTTGGTAGCGATGAATGCTTCGGCGTGAAAATTGCAAATTAACTAAACAAAGTCAACGCGTCGGCGCATCTGCCAAACACCAATGCTAACGATTCACGACGGTGTCGAATTTGTTTAAGAAAAACGAACCGAAGTGAATCTTTTGTTTCTCGCCAGAATGAAACGCTATGAAACGTTGCCATCAGCATAACGGATTTACGCTCCTCGAGTTGCTTGTGGTCGTGGGGGTCATTGGAGTGCTGGTGTCGCTGCTATTACCCGCCGTTCAGGCGGCTCGCGAGGCGGCGCGGCGAATGAGTTGCAGCAACAATCTGCGCCAGGTGACACTCGGTGTTTCTCAGTACCACGCCGCGTTCGATCTGTTGCCGCCTCATGGGACCGGCACATTCAATCACGCCAACGATCCCAACACGACCAACCAATTCAGACTCAGCTTTCTCGTTTCGATCACGCCCTTCGTCGGACAAGTCGCGACCTGGGAAACGATCACAGGCGAGTACGTTGGCATGCCGCCCGGTGGTGACGCGCTTGACGAAAACACCGGGTTGGGAATGATGGACTATGGGATGGATATGCTTGAGGACGAGCCCCAACATCCCTATCCGAGCATGGGCCCCAGCCCGTCACTGGAATCGTATTCGCCGTGGTTGGTTGAAATCCCACTGTACCGCTGCCCCTCGGACCCAGGGATCGGCAGTCCAGGTTTTGGACGAACGAACTATGCGGCGTGTATCGGCGATGCGATCGAAGGGCTTGACCAAGGCATGTGGCGCTACGAAGCAAACAAATGGGCTCCCAGTGGCGAAACGCAGATGCAAGCGACCGGCCGTGGGGCGTTCGTGCCTCGAATGATCACTCGCTTGGAAGACATTCATGACGGTTTATCTAACACGATCCTTTTGGGCGAAGTCTGCACCGATCTGGGCGACTCCGATACCCGCACCGTTCCGTCGATCAACAACGGTTGGCAAACTGGGGTGCTGGCCGATGCGAATTTCTGCAAGCGGCAAACGGATGTCAATCGACCACATTTCTGGAGCACCGGTGGCGTCACGACACCGACCAACGCTGCCCAAGGGCGTGGCTTTCGCTGGGCGGATTCGATGCCGCTGATGACGTCGTTCAACACCATTTTGCCGCCGAACTCAGGGCTCTGTTTCGGCGGTGACTCGACGACCGTCGGAACGGTCACGGCAAGCAGTCGACACCAAGGCGGAACCCACCTTTCCCTCGCCGACGGGGCCGTGGTGTTCATGACCAACTCGATCGACAACGGCTACGAATCGGCGACCATTGTTCTGGGCGGCGAAGGGCTGCAAGCCCCAGGAAAACCAAGTAATTTTGGTTTGTGGGGGTCTCTGGGAACACGTGACCAACAAGAAATCGTCGACGAGGAACTGAACCTGTAATCGTTTCGGTTCACTGAAATTCCTCGCGTTTGACGCAATTTGATCTGCGTGAGCCAAAAAGTTTTGTCTTTTTGGTAACACCTCGCTGCCGTCCCCGCTTGGCTGTTTGTCACCGTCGCTCCGCGACAAATATAACACGCCAAACGCAGGTCGAATCATGAAACGCGTCATCAAACGAGCCCTCGTCGCAACCGCCATCGCTTCCACGACACTGGGCGCCGCCGCCCCGGTTTTGGCTTGCGGAGGCTCGCGGCCTCGCGTCCGAAACGCCTACACCGCCGGATATGCGTCCCATTACACACCGGCTCGCACGCAGTACTATCAAACGCCGACCTATGCCCACGCCCAGCAATACGGTTATTCACAAGGCCGAGTCCAAACGGCGTCACCGATCCAGGCTGCCCCGGTCCAACAACAGACGCCGCAGCAAGTGATCCAGCAACCGGCGATCCAGCAATCGGCAGTGACGCAGGCGCAGTCCGCGAGCACTCCAAGCGTACCCACGTCTTCGCCGGTGACTTCGCAGTCGCGTCCCAATTCGCAGGCTGCCCCGACACCGCAGTCAAACGCAACAAAGCCCGCTCAAGACGCCGAAACGTCGGCCCTGGCAGCACTCGCCGCGTTGGCAGGAACGTCGACAAACGCCGCACAAGTCTCCACCGAATCTGCAGCACCGCCGCAAACGGCACCGGGGCACGTCGGAACGTTTGAAGCGACCTTGCCGAGTTCGATCGCGGTGAACCTGCAGCTTGGAAATGACGGCACGTTCACTTGGACGGTCAACCGTGACGGAACACCCAAGTCATTTTCGGGGCAGTACCGTATCGACCAAGGAAAGCTCACTCTGGTTCGTTCGAACGACCTGCAAAAGATGGTCGGTACCTTCGTTCCGAGCGGAAACGGTTTCAAGTTCACCCTGGAAGGTGCCAACAAAGACGGCTTGAACTTCCAGCGTGTCTAGTCAGGCAGCGCGAACTCGATTGGCTTAACGGCCGGTCAGAAACGCTAGCAAGTCGGCCATTTGTTGTGGCGTGATGTCTTTCTCAATCCCTTCGGGCATCAACGAGACTTCACTCACTTTGATCTGCTCGATCTCCGAACGGCCGATGGTTTTCGATTTGCCTTCGGCCATCTTCAATACGATCGCCTCGTCGCCTTCCTGGTCGATTAAACCGCTAAACACATCGCCATCGACCGTTAACACCGTCGACGCGGTGAACCGCGGTTCGACTTTCGAGTTCGGATCCAAGATGTCATACAGCAGTGCGGCTTTGGATCGATTGCTGGCGTCGGTTAAATCGGGACCGGTCAATTGTCCCTCCCCGGCGACACGATGGCATGAGGCACAGACTTTGGCAAAGACCTGCTTTCCGGCCGTGGGATCGGCGGTCATCGACAACGCCGCTTCATAGGTCTTGGCCACCTTTTGGCGATCCTTGGAAACCGCACCTCCCAGCAAGCGTGTCGCCGACGAACGAATCGCTTCGTTGGGATGCTTGAGTAAACGCACACGTTGATCCAGGCTTAACCCGGCGGCGCTGATTTGTTTTGCACCGATCGCGTCCAGCATCATCGTGGTCGACTCGTGGCGGCGTAGCAAAATTGTCAGCACCTCCGGTCGCACCGACGGGCGCAAGTCCTGCCATCGCTCCACTAAAGCACGCACGTTTTCTGTCGAGGGTGATCGACCGATCGCGGCGACGACCGCAGACTGGATCGCGGTCGTCGGGTGGTTTTCTAAGATGCCGAGATACAACGTCTGGTTTGCCTCGGATGACTGATGAGACAACAACTCAATCGCGGCGATGCGTTCTCGAACACTCGCACGATCATCCCCAGCGAGCTTGCGGTTGCGTTCCAAAATTCGGTCCAAACCGGCTACGGATTCGGCAAGTGACTCCGGTGGCTGGTTGATTAGCTGGGCAAGCGACAACCGCCCCATCGACCCGCGATACCGACTCAGCCCGCTCGCCAATCCAGAAAGGACCGCCGATTCAAAAGTCGAATTTAACGCACCTTGGCCAAGTGAATCGAGGACGCGGCGCAGTTCGGCTTGGTCGCCGCGAGCCCCCACGACTTCGGCAAGTCGTTTGATCAAGCCGGCTTGACCTTGACCAAATGATGCCTCGTTTGTCCCGGCAAGCCTGATCAGCATCTCTCCAGAATTTCTGGACATCGATGTCAGCCAACCATCGGCAAACCGGCGATCGCTTCCGTCTTGACGTGCCAGTTTTATCCCGACTTCCGTCAGCACTTTCCCCGCTGGCAAGGTGCCCAGTAACTGCGCCAGTTGAAAACGAACTTGAATCGATGGATCATCGGCGGCGGCTTTCGCGATCGATTCTCTTAGTGATGCGTCGGCAACCAAAGCGGCGACCTTTAAACCATGCGTTCGGCAGCGTGAATCGGAGTCTTCGCAAATCGCTTGAAGCTGTTCCGCGTCAAGCTTCCCCAAGCCGTGCAGAGTCCACAATGCATGGATTCGTGTGGTCGGTCGAGCGTGGGTTAAGTACGGCGTGACTTTCATCGCCACGGATGCGTCGCCGCGTTCGACCAACAATCGTTGTGCGGTGAATTGTTGCCAGCCGTTGTCACTTGCCAACATCGCAACCTGATCATCGATCGTTTGTGGTGCCTGGTATTGTCCGAGCGATGCGTCTTTCGGGACGATGCGATAGATCCTTCCTCGGTCCTCGCCGGCACGCCAATCAAGCTTGGCAGCAATCTCTGGCGGCAAGAACTTTGGATGCTCCACCCACAATCGGTACATGTCAGCAAGGTACAAGCCTCCGTCGGGTCCGGTCGCCAGACTCGACGGGCGAAACCAAGTGTCGGTCGAAGCGATGAAGTCGGCCTTGGCTTGAGCCCGGCGAGCTTGAAGCCCAACGCCGTCGGCTTCGATGACGCTGCGGGTGACCAAATGGCCGATCGGTTCACAAACGAAGACACTGTTTTGAAACGAAGGGTCACCCAACGGCCCGACATAAGCGGTCGTCCCACATGCTGAAGTGTGAGTCCCCGCGTGTGACAAGTAGTTGCTCTTCATCGCGACCTTGGGATAAACACGCGAGTCACCGCCGGATGGTGCCACGTCATACGAAGCATCGCTGATAACTAAAAAGGGGTTCCGTTTCAGTACGTTCGTCGGCAGCAGCGTCGTGATGATCGGATTTCGATTGGTGCAGTAGAAACGGTTTCCCCAGCGATCGACCGTGTTGCCAAACTGCCCCATTCCCGGTTCGGACTCAATCGCCATAGTCTTTGGGTCAAGACGGAAGTCCTTGCGAGGCAACTTGATGGTTTGTTCCGCATTCTCAAGCGTGGTGACTTCGCCGGGGCCGTAGTTAAAATAAATCCAGTTATCGATGCCATAACGAGGGTTGCCGACTTGCATTTGTGGATGGGCCGGGGTGAACCCGTCAAGCAATGTTGTCGTGCGATCGGCAACTGAATCACCATCGGTATCCACCAAATGAAGGACCTTGGTCTTCGCGCCGACCAACAGCCCGCCCCGATACGGCATTAGGCTGTGCGCGAAATCAAGCTTTTCCGCGAACACCGTTCGTTGATCCGCCTTCCCGTCGCCATCGGTGTCCTGCAAAATCACAATTCGCGACAACGGATCGCCGCCGTCTTCGGGACCAATCGGATAGTCACCGTATTCGACGACATACATTTTCCCCGCCGCATCAAAGCAGATTGCGACCGGGTCTCGAACTAGCGGTTCGGCAGCGAATAAGCTGATTTCGTATCCGGGTTCGATCGAAAACGATTGCAGCGTTTGCTCGGGAGTTTTGGGCGGATCGGTCGATTCGTCGATCCAGTGTCGCCCGCCTCGACTGCTTTCGATCACTTCCAAAGCGGACGAAGCTTGCGCCGTTGGCTCGGCTGCAGTTGGCGGATCGGTCGCGGTGATCTCTGTCGCCGGCGCTGCCAAGATCACCAAGGCGATCGTGAGAGACGCCGCGATAGGACTTCGGCGTCTTTGGCGAGATCGTTGAATTCTTCTCAATCGCATGATCACGTGCTATCGATGCTGCTAGGATATCTTCCAACCAAAAGCGTCCATCTTACTTCTGTTGTGGTTGGTAATGTTGAA is a window of Roseiconus lacunae DNA encoding:
- a CDS encoding type II secretion system F family protein, giving the protein MTTQMPRLDDESFAMLLDEVSAMAAAGRSVIGGLAELDDRSLGKLGRAAQLVRARLIQGAPMADAIASLSGSYQTPVRLAIETMSRTGSTEPVRETVRLIREANEDRRRFRLAAINPTINVILAALVAFFVLPLILITTAELEPIKSRLSPTGLEIGRLFARNFALSAVATLAAVGVLTGLLYWAFRRINHAQKEYQNDATFCRWLALQIDPPHTDANQHQQAAMTERSGLAQAIETSATVIGEGYAQQWQPTAKAVAAGAVTEPSLAIPKDAPDLLRQCVVELATGQRSPTAIGIDLRRVAEFYAQKARRYRSWWVDFVLRAISIVLMLGVIFILIRSIWLPLSEVLEVMV
- a CDS encoding GspE/PulE family protein — encoded protein: MQLSLAPFKRATGDASFATEMVKDCLTAALDCGASDVHLQPRRDCWEVSFRIDGVLHLARTFERHPETDPVTRLMALANMPTYRGGAPQEGALRWQHADGKTREMRLGIFPTVHGNRAAIRVMEHCQSFRQLEKLGLDTVTRSELEAVCHARDGWLLVAGPAGSGKTTTLYACLSHIANADTHRSVLTIEDPIESVIDSISQSQVQHGGGLTLAAAMRAAVRQDAEVLLVSEIRDVETAETVLMASMTGHLCFSSTHAGSIGATLHRLVQMKLPTYAIRSGLRAVLCQRLLRRSCDQCDGIKTASERGPANANACPGCHGTGYRGRLPVAQLVDFQSHRVGAELFDALDQHRSADDLNRLLSESGNATLYDRAMELADAGLTDAEEVFRVMGRQS
- a CDS encoding DUF1559 domain-containing protein, yielding MKRCHQHNGFTLLELLVVVGVIGVLVSLLLPAVQAAREAARRMSCSNNLRQVTLGVSQYHAAFDLLPPHGTGTFNHANDPNTTNQFRLSFLVSITPFVGQVATWETITGEYVGMPPGGDALDENTGLGMMDYGMDMLEDEPQHPYPSMGPSPSLESYSPWLVEIPLYRCPSDPGIGSPGFGRTNYAACIGDAIEGLDQGMWRYEANKWAPSGETQMQATGRGAFVPRMITRLEDIHDGLSNTILLGEVCTDLGDSDTRTVPSINNGWQTGVLADANFCKRQTDVNRPHFWSTGGVTTPTNAAQGRGFRWADSMPLMTSFNTILPPNSGLCFGGDSTTVGTVTASSRHQGGTHLSLADGAVVFMTNSIDNGYESATIVLGGEGLQAPGKPSNFGLWGSLGTRDQQEIVDEELNL
- a CDS encoding PVC-type heme-binding CxxCH protein — translated: MRLRRIQRSRQRRRSPIAASLTIALVILAAPATEITATDPPTAAEPTAQASSALEVIESSRGGRHWIDESTDPPKTPEQTLQSFSIEPGYEISLFAAEPLVRDPVAICFDAAGKMYVVEYGDYPIGPEDGGDPLSRIVILQDTDGDGKADQRTVFAEKLDFAHSLMPYRGGLLVGAKTKVLHLVDTDGDSVADRTTTLLDGFTPAHPQMQVGNPRYGIDNWIYFNYGPGEVTTLENAEQTIKLPRKDFRLDPKTMAIESEPGMGQFGNTVDRWGNRFYCTNRNPIITTLLPTNVLKRNPFLVISDASYDVAPSGGDSRVYPKVAMKSNYLSHAGTHTSACGTTAYVGPLGDPSFQNSVFVCEPIGHLVTRSVIEADGVGLQARRAQAKADFIASTDTWFRPSSLATGPDGGLYLADMYRLWVEHPKFLPPEIAAKLDWRAGEDRGRIYRIVPKDASLGQYQAPQTIDDQVAMLASDNGWQQFTAQRLLVERGDASVAMKVTPYLTHARPTTRIHALWTLHGLGKLDAEQLQAICEDSDSRCRTHGLKVAALVADASLRESIAKAAADDPSIQVRFQLAQLLGTLPAGKVLTEVGIKLARQDGSDRRFADGWLTSMSRNSGEMLIRLAGTNEASFGQGQAGLIKRLAEVVGARGDQAELRRVLDSLGQGALNSTFESAVLSGLASGLSRYRGSMGRLSLAQLINQPPESLAESVAGLDRILERNRKLAGDDRASVRERIAAIELLSHQSSEANQTLYLGILENHPTTAIQSAVVAAIGRSPSTENVRALVERWQDLRPSVRPEVLTILLRRHESTTMMLDAIGAKQISAAGLSLDQRVRLLKHPNEAIRSSATRLLGGAVSKDRQKVAKTYEAALSMTADPTAGKQVFAKVCASCHRVAGEGQLTGPDLTDASNRSKAALLYDILDPNSKVEPRFTASTVLTVDGDVFSGLIDQEGDEAIVLKMAEGKSKTIGRSEIEQIKVSEVSLMPEGIEKDITPQQMADLLAFLTGR